A single genomic interval of Halomonas sp. GT harbors:
- a CDS encoding DUF1761 domain-containing protein produces the protein MRHYLKNGRAWLWLLFTLNIAYLVYELAFNSRLVDASVARLSNGDIRALELEGRILSGIGLSLLLLRLITLKNKQAKVFIKQVALAIAVGFPVMFFGQRILVDVLIDRTSAEQRMDAQHLLLMKRGLATNSLQLEGIAFDEEDLDSPHTRSFLSVLGLMTFVSPAFVDDLKAEAERIIHQVATNEASKELPESYQGYETLQESTRGAWGAYKTISDNYWAAQQEISSYAEQAWLDVQEDLLSQWRNNQVEGSEEAFTRQVLTLQRSLATYFNARQRCESGRFRNECVVRVEEIYREEVVDNLGHYIAPTDWCYAPEVVTQNVRRGNRFVTEQRTVQRCEDLSYEHLNGKLAAVLGAPASYEHFVASDEVAAQVRQAMLAQGIELPSDWRANDREGFLEAIIAEQSHEIGEQADQSMQQHLGASLPLDLNADAFIASQPIQDQLHEVLQPRDEQMVITLDLTPEQFRDQVLLPHYLAYAEDERRRLYDDAQRLANGQPREEEGKQYVRALIVPPIAMGFSLFFALVNAIGLAASIPVLMGSRHRWLPHAIKVGGLVIVVTVPMLSSAAVTQTPTYRYFNEEFQRSMTTGGALFATWVIHTQPVIYSLGRFASYIAPPLVSGHSNAIERLESDNQESEATTSGSVEQAAVERPAEPSASPYSPSPNSPSATEDNSTHVALPEDGRPLGVMHLDVSTSLESQLSTLRDNTPHHAALIDVQQLNDGNWAIHRSPVITGEGTCLTNFSRAMDISRVNSLQWRAARHGDCGSDAIAKRPVSIPLAADFARVIQRNEEGVALWVHFQPTLLGEVNCHAVRREADQIADVLGAHRFTAAASTPQVLSCFARHERQYGLAYFGPEYGEPQAEGDRQLRRMSLADVQRLRERARGVGYRPQALTLSEAALEGIQGVLTPGDWLVVHHSHTNTDVSTFSQTHDLRYGVFGAGQLPASTAGQTLDVIVTRNHE, from the coding sequence ATGCGTCATTACTTAAAAAATGGGAGGGCTTGGCTTTGGCTGCTCTTCACACTCAATATTGCCTATTTAGTTTATGAATTAGCGTTTAACAGCCGCCTGGTAGATGCATCGGTGGCCCGCTTATCGAACGGCGACATTAGAGCGTTAGAGCTAGAGGGACGGATACTGTCGGGTATTGGTCTTAGCCTGTTATTACTACGGCTAATTACATTAAAAAATAAGCAAGCCAAGGTGTTTATAAAGCAGGTAGCGTTGGCGATCGCTGTCGGCTTCCCTGTCATGTTTTTTGGCCAGCGCATCTTAGTTGATGTTTTGATTGATCGCACTTCTGCTGAGCAGCGTATGGATGCTCAGCATCTTCTGCTGATGAAACGAGGGCTTGCCACTAACTCGCTGCAATTGGAAGGCATCGCGTTTGATGAAGAGGATCTCGATTCACCTCATACGCGCAGCTTTCTTTCAGTATTAGGGCTTATGACATTTGTCTCTCCAGCCTTTGTTGATGATCTCAAGGCAGAGGCAGAGCGTATTATCCATCAAGTAGCGACAAATGAAGCGAGTAAGGAGCTACCTGAAAGCTACCAAGGCTATGAAACGCTACAAGAGTCTACTCGTGGTGCATGGGGCGCGTATAAAACGATTTCGGATAATTATTGGGCGGCCCAGCAAGAGATCTCTAGCTACGCTGAGCAAGCGTGGCTAGACGTGCAAGAAGACCTGTTAAGCCAATGGCGAAATAACCAAGTAGAAGGAAGCGAAGAGGCTTTCACTCGCCAGGTGCTGACCCTACAGCGCAGTTTGGCAACCTATTTTAATGCCCGACAACGATGTGAAAGTGGTCGTTTTAGAAATGAATGTGTTGTTCGAGTTGAAGAGATTTATCGTGAAGAAGTCGTCGACAACTTAGGACACTATATTGCCCCCACCGATTGGTGCTATGCCCCCGAAGTAGTGACCCAAAATGTCCGTCGTGGCAATCGTTTCGTTACTGAGCAGCGAACCGTTCAGCGCTGTGAAGACCTCTCTTACGAGCATTTGAATGGGAAGTTAGCCGCCGTTTTAGGTGCGCCCGCTTCTTACGAACACTTTGTGGCGAGTGATGAGGTTGCTGCTCAGGTAAGGCAAGCAATGCTGGCGCAGGGTATTGAGCTACCCAGTGATTGGCGCGCGAATGACCGGGAGGGATTTCTTGAGGCGATTATTGCAGAGCAGTCTCACGAGATAGGCGAGCAAGCAGATCAGTCCATGCAGCAACATTTAGGTGCATCGCTACCACTTGATTTGAATGCCGACGCCTTTATTGCCTCTCAGCCAATTCAAGATCAACTACACGAGGTGTTACAACCGCGTGATGAGCAGATGGTCATCACGTTAGACCTGACGCCAGAGCAGTTCAGAGACCAGGTGCTGTTACCGCACTATTTAGCGTATGCCGAAGACGAGCGTCGGCGGTTATATGATGACGCTCAACGGCTCGCGAATGGTCAGCCTAGAGAAGAAGAGGGTAAACAGTACGTTCGAGCACTTATTGTGCCACCGATTGCGATGGGCTTTTCACTGTTTTTTGCGTTAGTGAATGCGATTGGTTTGGCCGCAAGTATTCCTGTTCTCATGGGTTCCAGACATCGCTGGTTACCCCACGCGATCAAAGTGGGTGGGTTGGTGATTGTTGTAACGGTGCCCATGTTGAGTAGTGCGGCGGTGACGCAAACCCCAACGTACCGTTATTTTAACGAAGAATTTCAGCGCTCAATGACCACAGGGGGCGCGTTATTTGCCACATGGGTAATCCACACTCAGCCGGTGATCTATTCGTTAGGGCGCTTCGCTTCCTACATTGCGCCTCCATTGGTAAGCGGGCATTCCAACGCGATAGAGCGTCTTGAAAGTGATAACCAGGAAAGTGAAGCAACAACATCTGGCTCTGTTGAACAAGCTGCGGTAGAGAGGCCAGCTGAGCCATCGGCTTCTCCTTATTCTCCCTCTCCCAATTCTCCCTCTGCCACCGAAGACAACAGCACTCATGTGGCGTTGCCAGAGGACGGAAGGCCGTTAGGTGTGATGCATCTAGACGTCTCCACATCGCTAGAGAGCCAGCTATCAACACTACGCGACAACACGCCCCATCACGCGGCACTTATTGATGTTCAGCAGCTCAATGACGGCAATTGGGCAATCCATCGGTCTCCGGTTATCACAGGCGAAGGTACTTGCCTTACCAACTTCTCAAGAGCGATGGATATTAGCCGAGTAAATAGTTTGCAGTGGCGCGCAGCTAGGCATGGTGACTGTGGTAGCGACGCGATTGCGAAACGCCCCGTTAGTATTCCGCTTGCGGCCGATTTCGCTCGTGTTATTCAGCGCAATGAAGAGGGTGTCGCGTTATGGGTGCATTTCCAACCGACGCTCTTGGGCGAAGTTAATTGTCATGCAGTACGTCGTGAAGCCGACCAAATTGCTGATGTGTTAGGGGCTCACCGCTTTACCGCTGCCGCCAGTACGCCACAGGTACTTAGCTGTTTTGCGCGGCATGAACGTCAGTATGGTCTTGCTTACTTTGGACCTGAGTATGGTGAGCCCCAAGCAGAAGGAGACCGCCAGCTTCGTCGTATGAGCTTGGCAGACGTTCAGCGCCTGCGTGAGCGCGCCAGGGGGGTTGGCTATCGTCCTCAAGCCTTAACGCTATCGGAAGCTGCGTTAGAGGGCATTCAAGGTGTGCTGACACCGGGAGACTGGCTAGTGGTTCATCACAGCCATACCAATACCGACGTATCCACCTTTTCACAAACTCACGACTTACGCTATGGCGTTTTTGGAGCGGGACAATTGCCAGCCAGTACGGCGGGCCAAACGCTAGACGTGATAGTGACAAGGAACCATGAATGA